From the genome of Acidisarcina sp., one region includes:
- the pdxS gene encoding pyridoxal 5'-phosphate synthase lyase subunit PdxS, giving the protein MAELNTNGNHSGSTGLRLKVGLAEMLKGGVIMDVMSVEQARIAEQAGATAVMALERVPAMIRAEGGVARMARPSLIKAIISTVSIPVMAKARIGHFAEAQILQELGVDFIDESEVLTPADEAHHIDKHAFKTPFVCGARNLGEALRRIAEGAAMIRTKGEAGTGDVVHAVKHMRQIVGEMRALTVLSEEELYTAAKNHQAPYELIRMVAKTGKLPVPNFSAGGIATPADAALMMQLGAEAVFVGSGIFMKEGSTPLDVELDDQGNVRNRKEREEAESRAKAIVIATTHYNDPKILAEASEQVTGSMKGLAISGIEESQLLQTRGW; this is encoded by the coding sequence ATGGCAGAGCTGAACACAAACGGCAACCATTCCGGCAGCACCGGGCTACGGCTTAAGGTCGGCTTGGCGGAGATGCTCAAGGGTGGCGTCATTATGGACGTCATGAGCGTGGAACAGGCCCGCATAGCGGAACAGGCCGGTGCGACCGCGGTAATGGCGCTGGAGCGGGTTCCGGCAATGATCCGTGCCGAGGGCGGCGTCGCTCGCATGGCCCGGCCAAGTCTCATCAAGGCCATCATTTCTACCGTCTCGATCCCCGTCATGGCCAAGGCACGCATCGGGCACTTTGCCGAGGCGCAGATTCTTCAGGAACTTGGCGTTGACTTCATCGACGAGTCCGAGGTGCTGACTCCCGCCGACGAGGCGCATCACATCGATAAGCACGCCTTCAAGACACCATTCGTCTGCGGTGCGCGCAACCTTGGCGAGGCTCTGCGGCGCATTGCCGAGGGTGCGGCCATGATCCGCACCAAGGGCGAGGCGGGAACCGGAGACGTGGTCCACGCTGTCAAGCACATGCGCCAGATCGTCGGCGAGATGCGCGCCTTGACCGTGCTCAGTGAGGAAGAGCTCTATACCGCTGCCAAGAATCACCAGGCTCCTTACGAACTGATCCGCATGGTTGCCAAGACGGGCAAGCTTCCAGTACCGAATTTTTCCGCTGGTGGTATTGCGACTCCCGCGGATGCCGCACTGATGATGCAACTGGGCGCCGAGGCGGTCTTCGTCGGCTCCGGCATCTTCATGAAGGAAGGCTCGACGCCACTGGATGTTGAACTCGACGATCAGGGCAACGTGCGCAATCGCAAGGAGCGGGAGGAGGCGGAGTCACGCGCCAAGGCTATCGTTATTGCCACGACGCACTATAACGACCCCAAGATCCTCGCCGAAGCCAGTGAGCAGGTTACCGGCTCGATGAAGGGCCTGGCGATTTCAGGCATCGAGGAATCCCAGCTCCTGCAGACCCGTGGCTGGTAA
- the pdxT gene encoding pyridoxal 5'-phosphate synthase glutaminase subunit PdxT, with amino-acid sequence MAGNGAETVPSDPRDNSASTPVTIGVLAIQGDYAAHVQALEEAGANAVLVRKPEQLSGLDGLILPGGESTTFLKFLERDGFLADLAAFVRSKPTFGTCAGCILLADEVLHPQQESLAVLHATVERNAYGRQIDSSIEQGPSKLPGGPLEMVYIRAPRITRVGPDVEVLAERDSFPVLVRQGNLLAATFHPELSSDRRIHRLFVEMVQQAKTQKSHV; translated from the coding sequence GTGGCTGGTAACGGAGCGGAGACGGTGCCATCGGACCCCAGGGACAACTCAGCGAGCACGCCGGTGACGATCGGTGTGCTCGCCATTCAAGGCGACTACGCGGCACATGTTCAGGCGCTCGAAGAGGCTGGTGCGAACGCTGTCCTGGTTCGCAAGCCTGAACAATTAAGCGGCCTCGACGGGCTCATCCTTCCGGGCGGCGAATCCACCACCTTCCTCAAATTTCTTGAGCGGGATGGCTTTCTCGCGGACCTCGCTGCCTTTGTCCGCTCCAAGCCCACCTTCGGCACGTGTGCAGGATGCATTCTGCTGGCGGACGAGGTACTTCACCCGCAGCAGGAAAGCCTGGCTGTTCTGCACGCTACCGTCGAACGCAATGCCTATGGCCGGCAGATTGACAGCTCCATTGAACAGGGCCCATCCAAACTGCCTGGAGGCCCACTGGAGATGGTCTACATCCGGGCTCCGCGCATCACGCGGGTCGGTCCTGACGTAGAAGTACTCGCCGAGCGCGACAGCTTCCCTGTCCTGGTGCGTCAGGGAAACCTGCTTGCTGCCACCTTTCACCCGGAGCTCTCCAGCGACAGGCGGATTCATCGTCTCTTCGTTGAGATGGTGCAGCAGGCAAAGACGCAAAAATCGCACGTTTAA